In Stomoxys calcitrans chromosome 2, idStoCalc2.1, whole genome shotgun sequence, the following proteins share a genomic window:
- the LOC106083118 gene encoding LOW QUALITY PROTEIN: probable cytochrome P450 9f2 (The sequence of the model RefSeq protein was modified relative to this genomic sequence to represent the inferred CDS: inserted 2 bases in 2 codons), with the protein MWLELLLFAAASAVLFYRWATKNNDFFKQRNVPYGKPAFLFGTVKEITLNKKSRFDAMIEFYNQHNGPIYGSFDHRDPLLVIRDPQLIKRILIKDFDHFVNRRGAFAEGSDNMFGNSLFLMEDDRWRDMRNTLSPAFTGSKMRQMFQLILQSIHEAMTYLKEYQMDEENSVEGFEMDVKDFTTRLTNDIIASTAFGLEVNSFRDKDNEFYKKAMYIMSFPPWIQIKLMFTMIFPTLSKYLNVNIFGKEYTDYFTNLVFDAMKYRQQHNIQRPDLIHLLXGMIASDNAKPHNREWSDLDLVAQCFAFFFAALETSSLVMSFAAHELMEYPQVQQKLWEEIHKTEDALEEGQLVTPEIIQKMSYLDMVLSEVLRKWPVNXFTDRKCTKDYVYQLPETGERIEIRQGDMLRIIMSGLQRDPSYYENPDVFDPERFSEENKSKIDAGIYLPFGLGPRSCIGMRFALLEVKTFLYYLVRDYQLEASPKTTLPMEISTANLHFQPKGGFWLKFKPRN; encoded by the exons ATGTGGCTGGAACTTCTCTTGTTTGCCGCTGCCAGCGCTGTGCTCTTTTATCGCTGGGCAACAAAAaacaatgattttttcaaacaaCGCAATGTACCCTATGGCAAACCGGCATTCTTGTTTGGCACTGTGAAGGAGATAACTTTGAATAAGAAGAGTCGTTTCGATGCaatgattgaattttataaccaaCACAATGGACC aATTTATGGTAGTTTTGACCATCGTGATCCGCTCCTTGTGATACGCGATCCTCAGTTGATAAAACGCATATTGATAAAAGATTTCGATCATTTCGTTAATCGACGTGGAGCCTTTGCCGAGGGTTCGGACAATATGTTTGGTAATTCCTTGTTTCTAATGGAGGACGATAGATGGCGTGATATGAGAAATACATTGAGTCCTGCTTTCACTGGTAGTAAAATGCGTCAAATGTTTCAATTGATCTTGCAATCGATACACGAAGCCATGACTTATTTGAAGGAGTATCAAATGGATGAGGAAAATTCTGTGGAAGGCTTCGAAATGGATGTGAAAGATTTTACCACTCGACTTACCAATGATATCATAGCCTCAACTGCATTTGGCCTGGAGGTGAACTCATTTCGCGATAAGGATAATGAATTCTATAAGAAAGCAATGTATATTATGAGCTTTCCGCCATGGATACAAATCAAACTAATGTTTACCATGATCTTTCCCACTTTGTCAAAG tatcTCAATGTCAACATCTTTGGCAAGGAGTATACCGACTATTTCACCAATTTGGTATTCGATGCCATGAAATACCGCCAGCAGCATAACATACAACGTCCCGATTTGATACACCTAC ATGGCATGATAGCCAGTGACAATGCCAAACCACACAATCGTGAATGGTCTGATTTGGATTTGGTGGCCCAATGTTTTGCCTTCTTTTTTGCTGCTTTGGAAACATCATCGCTTGTTATGAGTTTTGCAGCTCATGAGCTAATGGAATACCCCCAGGTGCAACAGAAACTCTGGGAGGAAATACACAAAACTGAAGACGCACTTGAGGAGGGGCAATTAGTTACACCggaaattatacaaaaaatgtCCTATTTAGATATGGTCTTGTCGGAGGTTTTACGCAAATGGCCGGTTA TTTTCACCGATCGCAAATGTACCAAAGATTATGTCTACCAGTTGCCAGAGACGGGAGAACGCATTGAAATACGCCAAGGTGATATGTTGCGCATCATAATGTCTGGCCTGCAACGTGATCCCAGTTATTATGAAAATCCCGATGTTTTTGATCCCGAACGTTTTAGTGAGGAAAATAAATCCAAAATTGATGCGGGGATATATTTGCCCTTCGGTTTGGGTCCTCGCAGCTGTATTG gCATGCGTTTTGCtttattggaagttaaaacGTTTCTTTACTATTTGGTTAGAGACTATCAGCTTGAAGCTTCACCCAAGACCACCCTTCCCATGGAGATATCAACAGCTAATCTTCATTTCCAGCCTAAAGGAGGTTTCTGGCTTAAGTTTAAACCAAgaaattga